A stretch of the Azorhizobium caulinodans ORS 571 genome encodes the following:
- a CDS encoding ABC transporter permease yields the protein MTAADGAEATRPAPAEAPGLVAVMAREVRWIAADRLALLLVLAIPLIAFALLAATFGHAVVRGLKVDVVDADRTPTSMTFVHAIQAAPGTEVAQRSGDLSAAMHAVRSGAVIAAVYIPEDFERDLLAGRRPQVVIFSNKQYFSPGNIAQGALTAAANAAAATLVPAAAKTAGRPGPLVVEQYVLTNPALNYVQFLLRAVLPTVLHVLIAISGGYAVGSEFAARGMKSWLQAAGGSALTALVGKLAPYFGIYLVMLAVGVGIIHGLYGVPFRGSPLVIAVAACLFVMAYLCLAALLQLLTKSLPVGLSLTGIFCSPAFGFAGVGFPIIGMNAFAQGWGLLLPLRWYIQILFDEGARGVPVADTAVPMLALGVLALAFFGFALMRLLALVSLPMDAPRPEVRPEAAAPQTVVGAFRNEYARVLGDTGLFSLIVAAPILYGVFYPQPYLGQLVRDIPVAVVDDDHTDVSRTLIETLNADEAITVAVQAPTLADARAALQRREVFGIVGIPEGTAREVLKGNEARVPAFVDSAYFLLYNRTLQGISEAAAQVTADTASGGARADGSQTRSARAAGSPVEVLVEPLFNPTGGYGSYVVPAAFVLILQQTLLMGAATAGGVAFERGGVAARRHRTGARAVLGQALAHLCLALPAVGLYLVVLPRVFGFSASPHLLDLLAFALPFLLAVSFMGQFLGAFFRRRETAMLLIIALSLPMFFLVGVAWPIEAIPEALRRASALFPSSFGIDGLVRLNQMGATLGDVRADWVGLWGLALAYAALAVGAGRLFRGERAQ from the coding sequence ATGACCGCTGCGGACGGTGCGGAAGCCACCCGCCCGGCCCCTGCGGAGGCACCGGGGCTGGTCGCGGTCATGGCCCGCGAGGTGCGCTGGATCGCCGCCGACCGGCTGGCGCTGCTTTTGGTTCTCGCAATCCCGCTCATCGCCTTCGCGCTGCTCGCCGCGACCTTCGGCCATGCGGTGGTCCGCGGTCTGAAAGTGGATGTGGTGGATGCGGACCGGACCCCCACCTCCATGACCTTCGTGCACGCGATCCAGGCGGCACCGGGCACCGAGGTCGCCCAGCGTTCCGGCGACCTGAGCGCGGCGATGCATGCGGTCCGGTCCGGCGCGGTCATCGCCGCCGTCTATATCCCGGAGGATTTCGAGCGGGATCTTCTCGCCGGCCGGCGGCCGCAGGTGGTGATCTTCTCGAACAAGCAATATTTCAGCCCCGGCAACATCGCGCAGGGCGCGCTCACTGCCGCCGCGAACGCTGCGGCCGCAACCCTCGTCCCTGCCGCCGCCAAGACGGCCGGACGGCCGGGGCCGCTGGTGGTGGAGCAATATGTGCTGACCAACCCGGCGCTGAACTATGTGCAGTTCCTGCTGCGCGCCGTCCTGCCCACGGTGCTGCACGTGCTCATCGCCATCAGTGGCGGCTATGCGGTGGGGTCGGAATTTGCGGCGAGAGGGATGAAATCCTGGCTTCAGGCCGCAGGTGGAAGCGCGCTGACCGCACTGGTGGGCAAGCTGGCCCCGTATTTCGGCATCTATCTCGTGATGTTGGCGGTGGGCGTCGGAATCATCCACGGGCTCTATGGGGTTCCGTTCCGCGGCAGTCCTCTGGTCATCGCGGTGGCGGCCTGCCTCTTCGTCATGGCCTACCTGTGCCTTGCCGCGCTGCTTCAGCTTCTGACGAAGAGCCTTCCGGTGGGGCTCTCGCTCACCGGTATCTTCTGCTCGCCGGCGTTCGGCTTTGCCGGCGTGGGCTTTCCGATCATCGGCATGAACGCCTTCGCGCAGGGCTGGGGACTGCTGCTGCCGCTGCGCTGGTACATCCAGATCCTGTTCGACGAAGGAGCGCGCGGCGTTCCGGTTGCGGATACGGCGGTCCCGATGCTGGCGCTGGGCGTGCTGGCGCTCGCCTTCTTCGGCTTTGCCCTGATGCGCCTGCTGGCCTTGGTTTCTTTGCCGATGGATGCGCCGCGCCCCGAGGTCCGACCGGAAGCGGCGGCTCCGCAAACCGTCGTCGGCGCCTTCCGCAACGAATATGCCCGCGTCCTCGGCGACACCGGCCTGTTCAGCCTGATCGTGGCGGCACCCATCCTCTACGGCGTGTTCTACCCGCAGCCTTATCTCGGCCAATTGGTCCGGGACATTCCCGTCGCGGTGGTGGATGACGACCACACCGATGTCTCCCGAACGCTGATCGAGACCCTCAATGCCGATGAAGCCATCACGGTGGCCGTCCAGGCGCCGACGCTGGCGGATGCGCGGGCGGCGCTGCAGCGGCGGGAGGTGTTCGGCATCGTCGGCATTCCGGAAGGCACCGCCCGCGAGGTGCTGAAGGGCAATGAGGCGCGGGTGCCTGCCTTCGTCGATTCCGCCTATTTCCTTCTGTACAACCGGACGCTTCAGGGCATCTCCGAGGCTGCGGCCCAGGTGACGGCGGACACGGCGTCCGGCGGCGCGCGGGCGGACGGCAGTCAGACCCGCTCCGCACGTGCGGCGGGCTCGCCGGTGGAGGTGCTGGTCGAGCCGCTGTTCAATCCAACGGGCGGCTATGGCAGCTACGTCGTCCCGGCCGCCTTCGTCCTGATCCTGCAGCAGACCTTGCTGATGGGCGCGGCAACGGCCGGCGGCGTTGCCTTCGAACGGGGCGGGGTGGCCGCGCGCCGGCATCGCACGGGCGCCCGCGCCGTGCTGGGGCAGGCGCTGGCGCACCTCTGCCTGGCGCTGCCTGCCGTCGGGCTTTACCTCGTGGTGCTGCCGCGCGTCTTCGGGTTTTCCGCGAGCCCGCATCTCCTGGATCTGCTCGCCTTCGCCCTGCCGTTCCTTCTGGCGGTGAGCTTCATGGGCCAGTTTCTCGGCGCCTTTTTCCGGCGCCGTGAGACGGCGATGCTGCTCATCATCGCGCTCAGTCTGCCCATGTTCTTCCTGGTGGGCGTCGCATGGCCGATCGAGGCCATCCCGGAGGCCCTGCGGCGCGCCAGCGCGCTCTTCCCCTCGAGCTTCGGGATCGACGGCCTCGTACGCCTCAACCAGATGGGCGCCACGCTCGGGGACGTGCGGGCGGACTGGGTGGGGCTGTGGGGGCTCGCCCTGGCCTATGCCGCGCTGGCTGTCGGCGCGGGACGTCTCTTTCGTGGGGAGCGCGCGCAATGA
- a CDS encoding TPR end-of-group domain-containing protein: MMGDGEVSSWAVREQLERIERSGQFAGSDKLAVLLRHLVEEVLAGRAAGLKEGPIGNAIYAREPAYDPRFDSTVRVEARRLRRKLAAYYAEPSPQDRVRIDLPTGTYVPLFTWLAPTESQALPEADGGLFRPGTGAAVLILPLTPLSGGAQDVIFADELTDELIFALEKAEGYRVASRQIAFRYRNTGAPIAAVAQELSADGVIHGTVRRAGAVLRVTVELADPSGFAVWSDRFDGHVETPEDGLILQERIAATILSRLRFDSSAMRSGAAGPRPQAIKASAQVYRARQLLDQQTPQALRQALGLFRQVSDTTSDYARGYSGIADCHLDLFRLGLIDHATASREAAAAVRKALSIDGKSVEAHTARATVAAWLDWDRAVAEEAFKTAMALGENARCVRLYGAFRAFCGHHGDAIRLFARARAMEPISTQLECAEALCRFATRHFHDASAMAPVGGTQPAEALYYRALSLTFAGRREAALALAERLDGLDRDIPMLALAAAEVRAWAGAPSDAQQRLGLSVYGGTAFARATLALSLGRHDVALDLLSEAMEAREPGVVWIRTDPRFDAVRDDPRFTALKELLRPESLAPTALR; this comes from the coding sequence ATGATGGGGGATGGTGAGGTCTCGTCCTGGGCTGTGCGCGAGCAGCTGGAGCGCATCGAGCGCAGCGGGCAGTTCGCGGGATCGGACAAGCTTGCCGTGCTGCTCCGCCATCTGGTGGAAGAGGTCTTGGCCGGCCGGGCCGCGGGCCTCAAGGAAGGCCCCATCGGCAATGCCATCTATGCCCGAGAGCCCGCTTACGATCCCCGTTTCGATTCCACCGTGCGCGTGGAGGCGCGCCGGCTCCGGCGCAAGCTTGCCGCCTATTATGCCGAACCGTCGCCGCAGGACCGGGTGCGCATCGATCTGCCGACGGGAACCTACGTTCCGCTTTTCACGTGGCTTGCCCCCACGGAGAGCCAAGCGCTGCCGGAGGCTGACGGTGGCCTGTTCCGGCCCGGCACCGGGGCTGCGGTTCTGATCCTGCCCCTGACACCCCTTTCGGGAGGAGCGCAGGACGTCATTTTCGCGGATGAGCTCACGGACGAACTCATCTTCGCTCTGGAGAAGGCCGAAGGCTACCGCGTCGCCTCGCGTCAGATCGCGTTTCGATACCGCAACACGGGCGCGCCCATCGCGGCCGTGGCGCAGGAGCTTTCGGCCGACGGTGTCATCCACGGCACCGTCCGGCGTGCAGGCGCCGTCCTGCGGGTGACGGTGGAACTCGCCGACCCCTCGGGCTTCGCCGTGTGGTCCGACCGGTTCGACGGGCACGTGGAAACGCCGGAGGACGGGCTCATCCTTCAGGAGCGCATCGCGGCCACCATCCTGAGCCGCCTGCGCTTCGACAGTTCGGCCATGCGCAGCGGCGCGGCGGGACCTAGGCCGCAGGCGATCAAGGCCTCCGCCCAAGTCTATCGCGCCCGCCAGTTGCTCGACCAGCAGACGCCGCAGGCTCTGCGGCAGGCGCTCGGCCTGTTCCGCCAGGTCTCTGACACCACGTCCGATTATGCCCGCGGCTATTCCGGCATCGCCGATTGCCATCTCGATCTTTTCCGGCTTGGGCTGATCGACCACGCGACCGCATCGCGCGAGGCCGCGGCGGCGGTCCGCAAGGCGCTCAGCATCGATGGGAAATCGGTGGAGGCCCACACCGCCCGCGCCACCGTCGCGGCCTGGCTGGACTGGGACAGGGCCGTTGCGGAAGAGGCCTTCAAGACGGCGATGGCGCTCGGAGAGAACGCGCGGTGCGTGCGCCTGTATGGCGCCTTCCGCGCCTTCTGCGGCCACCACGGTGACGCGATCCGGCTCTTCGCGCGGGCGCGCGCGATGGAGCCCATCTCCACGCAGCTGGAATGCGCCGAGGCGCTTTGCCGGTTCGCGACCCGGCACTTCCACGATGCGAGCGCCATGGCGCCCGTCGGGGGCACCCAGCCGGCGGAAGCGCTCTATTATCGGGCGCTCTCTCTGACCTTTGCCGGCCGGCGCGAGGCCGCACTCGCTCTTGCCGAACGTCTCGACGGGCTGGATCGGGACATCCCCATGCTGGCACTCGCGGCCGCGGAAGTGCGGGCATGGGCGGGCGCTCCTTCCGACGCGCAGCAGCGCCTCGGGCTCTCCGTCTATGGCGGCACTGCGTTTGCCCGCGCCACCCTGGCCCTGTCCCTTGGGCGGCATGACGTTGCGCTCGACCTTCTGTCCGAGGCCATGGAGGCGCGGGAGCCCGGTGTGGTTTGGATCCGAACCGATCCGCGCTTTGATGCCGTCCGCGACGATCCGCGCTTCACTGCGCTGAAGGAACTGCTGCGACCGGAGAGCCTCGCCCCGACTGCGCTTCGGTAA
- a CDS encoding MtnX-like HAD-IB family phosphatase gives MKLHFVLDFDGTICPTDTTDFILETFADPAWREVEADWETGLIDTRTCLSRQVDLLDVQPEVLDAKLRTLPLDPAFPAFVTEAGRRGAELQIVSDGFKRFIDVMLEAKGISLPTRSNHLQPLGSGRWAAQFPPPAPRCQNGTCKCAAAPRGRERVVLIGDGKSDFCLAERADFVLAKGRLAEFCRIHDIPHQRVSGFADALDYLLQNASTPRTAAFGGLELEDIHA, from the coding sequence ATGAAGCTCCATTTCGTCTTGGATTTCGACGGAACCATCTGCCCCACCGACACCACCGACTTCATTCTGGAAACCTTCGCCGATCCGGCGTGGCGGGAAGTCGAGGCGGATTGGGAAACGGGCCTCATCGATACCCGCACCTGCCTCTCGCGGCAGGTCGATCTGCTGGATGTCCAGCCTGAGGTTCTGGACGCCAAGCTGCGCACCCTGCCGCTCGATCCTGCCTTCCCGGCCTTCGTGACCGAGGCGGGCCGGCGCGGCGCCGAGCTCCAGATCGTCTCCGACGGCTTCAAGCGCTTCATCGACGTCATGCTCGAAGCCAAGGGCATCTCCCTGCCCACGCGCTCCAATCATCTTCAGCCTCTCGGGAGCGGGCGCTGGGCCGCGCAATTCCCGCCGCCCGCGCCGCGCTGCCAGAACGGCACCTGCAAGTGCGCGGCGGCGCCGCGGGGCCGGGAGCGCGTGGTGCTGATCGGCGACGGCAAGTCCGACTTCTGCCTTGCGGAGCGGGCGGACTTCGTCCTCGCCAAGGGACGCCTCGCAGAATTCTGCCGCATCCACGACATCCCCCACCAGCGCGTCAGCGGCTTTGCCGATGCGTTGGACTATCTCCTCCAGAACGCCTCCACCCCCCGCACGGCCGCCTTCGGCGGTCTTGAGCTTGAGGACATCCATGCTTGA
- a CDS encoding HlyD family secretion protein, translating into MTRVSRRRILAAVLVIGTGGAVGAYVLHRPPADARVAGMVRQTEVRIAPEVTGRLVAVPVRSGDRARKGDLLAVIDNPDLSAALGEARAAAASARADRARVYSGVRAEEIAIRAEAVRTAKANLDLARLQDQRTSALASRGYASQQQLDQDTASLAKAEADLALKQAQHAEAIAGPTPQERTLADARLALAEASVVVLETQLAKTRLTAPADGTVRVEVAAPGEIIAPGRPVMTFAPDGGTWFSFTAREDRLAGVAVGGPLVLEAAGGKAIPARVTALLPLGEFATWRAARAAGDHDLNSFRLRVEPDGNGGAYSLESGMTVFLPPTPSARP; encoded by the coding sequence ATGACCAGAGTTTCCCGGCGCCGCATCCTGGCCGCTGTCCTCGTGATCGGTACCGGCGGCGCGGTCGGCGCCTATGTCCTTCATCGCCCGCCTGCCGACGCGCGGGTGGCGGGAATGGTGCGCCAGACGGAGGTGCGGATCGCTCCCGAGGTCACCGGGCGGCTGGTCGCCGTGCCGGTGCGGTCCGGGGACAGGGCCCGCAAGGGCGACCTGCTCGCCGTGATCGACAATCCCGACCTCTCGGCGGCTTTGGGCGAAGCCCGTGCCGCGGCGGCGAGCGCAAGGGCGGATCGCGCCCGCGTCTATTCGGGCGTTCGCGCGGAGGAGATTGCCATCCGCGCCGAGGCGGTGCGCACGGCCAAGGCCAACCTCGATCTTGCGCGGCTTCAGGACCAGCGTACGTCGGCGCTGGCCTCTCGCGGATATGCCAGCCAGCAGCAGCTCGACCAGGATACGGCGTCCCTCGCCAAGGCGGAGGCCGACCTCGCGCTCAAGCAGGCCCAGCATGCGGAAGCCATCGCCGGCCCGACGCCGCAGGAGCGGACCCTCGCGGATGCCCGCCTCGCTCTGGCCGAGGCCAGCGTGGTGGTGCTGGAGACGCAACTCGCAAAGACCCGCCTCACGGCGCCCGCGGACGGCACGGTTCGGGTGGAGGTGGCCGCGCCCGGCGAGATCATCGCACCGGGGCGGCCGGTCATGACCTTCGCGCCCGACGGCGGCACCTGGTTCAGCTTCACCGCGCGGGAGGACCGTCTCGCCGGCGTCGCGGTGGGCGGGCCGCTTGTGTTGGAAGCGGCTGGTGGGAAAGCCATTCCGGCGCGGGTGACGGCGCTGCTCCCGCTCGGCGAGTTCGCCACCTGGCGGGCCGCGCGGGCGGCCGGAGACCATGATCTCAACAGTTTCCGGCTACGGGTGGAGCCCGACGGCAACGGCGGTGCTTACAGCCTCGAGTCCGGAATGACCGTCTTCCTGCCGCCGACCCCGTCCGCGCGGCCATGA
- a CDS encoding mechanosensitive ion channel family protein — MISGGTGLADELRLLIADPMVPTAVAALAVALGLRLALRDRPWPHLIGQVALLTLLTALLTSEGIVPYEAGAQAPPSLHGGFMSLAKVVWWSSAALCLAGFVRMFLIFERRPREGRLLQDLLVGVIYVGAALSVVADVFSVPVGTLIATSGVVAIVLGLALQSTLADLFSGIALNISRPYGVGDWVILPNGVEGRVIETNWRATHLLSSGNDLVILPNSNLAKEMLTNASGPERRHGVKLRVRLVPTLAPLALARVLRDALSSSTLILSHPAPAVHIKTLDAQAVDLELSFHVAELGASSAAKDEMFDLVYRHAKAAGLHLAAPAGAGGDSVPRSEVSQRPLSLRLLDSVALFSSLSEEEKAALADAMEQRAYRKDEVVAREGEVLSVLMIVRSGILGLTRSADAPGAEIHRLAPGDLIGEEGVLLGEGEAGTVRALTYVVAFAIAKEALAPLLKDRPGLADELGALLAQRRETAHLEAAAPCDREWGRSRLAEGIRAFMQVHRGRG; from the coding sequence ATGATCTCGGGCGGAACCGGACTCGCGGACGAGCTGCGCCTGCTCATCGCAGACCCGATGGTGCCGACCGCCGTCGCGGCGCTGGCGGTCGCCCTCGGCCTCCGGCTCGCTCTGCGCGACCGTCCGTGGCCCCATCTCATCGGTCAGGTCGCCCTCCTGACCCTTCTGACGGCGCTTCTGACCTCGGAGGGCATCGTGCCCTACGAAGCCGGGGCGCAAGCGCCGCCGAGCCTGCACGGCGGCTTCATGAGCCTCGCCAAGGTGGTCTGGTGGAGCAGCGCGGCTCTTTGCCTGGCCGGCTTCGTGCGCATGTTCCTCATCTTCGAGCGGCGGCCGCGCGAAGGCCGGCTGCTTCAGGACCTGCTGGTGGGCGTCATCTACGTGGGGGCGGCCTTGTCGGTCGTCGCCGACGTCTTCTCCGTTCCGGTGGGCACGCTCATCGCCACATCCGGCGTCGTGGCCATCGTCCTTGGTCTCGCGCTGCAAAGCACGCTGGCGGACCTGTTCTCGGGCATCGCGCTGAATATCAGCCGGCCCTATGGCGTGGGCGACTGGGTGATCCTGCCCAATGGCGTCGAAGGCCGGGTGATCGAGACCAACTGGCGGGCGACCCATCTGCTCAGCTCCGGCAATGATCTCGTCATCCTGCCCAACAGCAACCTCGCCAAGGAGATGCTGACCAATGCCAGCGGGCCGGAGCGCCGCCATGGCGTGAAGCTGCGGGTGCGCCTCGTGCCGACCCTTGCGCCGCTGGCGCTCGCACGTGTCCTGCGCGACGCGCTGTCGAGTTCCACGCTCATCCTCAGCCATCCGGCCCCCGCCGTGCATATCAAGACCCTCGACGCCCAGGCGGTGGATCTGGAGCTCTCCTTCCATGTCGCGGAACTCGGCGCCTCTTCGGCGGCGAAGGACGAGATGTTCGATCTCGTCTACCGCCATGCCAAGGCGGCCGGCCTGCATCTCGCCGCGCCGGCCGGGGCGGGCGGCGACAGCGTGCCCCGGTCGGAGGTGTCCCAGCGCCCCCTCAGCCTGCGCCTCCTGGATTCCGTCGCATTGTTCTCCAGCCTCAGCGAAGAGGAGAAAGCCGCGCTGGCGGATGCCATGGAGCAGCGCGCCTACCGCAAGGACGAGGTGGTGGCGCGAGAGGGCGAGGTGCTGTCGGTGCTGATGATCGTGCGCAGCGGCATCCTGGGTCTCACCCGCAGCGCGGATGCCCCCGGCGCGGAGATCCATCGTCTGGCTCCTGGCGATCTGATCGGCGAGGAGGGGGTACTGCTGGGCGAAGGCGAGGCGGGCACGGTCCGGGCTTTGACCTATGTGGTGGCCTTCGCCATCGCCAAGGAAGCCCTCGCGCCGCTGCTGAAGGATCGTCCGGGACTTGCGGACGAACTGGGCGCGCTTCTCGCGCAGCGCCGGGAGACCGCGCATCTGGAGGCCGCCGCGCCCTGTGACCGGGAATGGGGCCGCTCCAGACTCGCCGAAGGCATCCGTGCCTTCATGCAGGTCCATCGCGGGCGAGGGTAG
- a CDS encoding heavy metal translocating P-type ATPase gives MDHAQESRLKTLLLLLALGALACGLAVRLGGWERAAAVVWSVGTIPVLLALLLEILRSLRRGEIGLDIVAALSMSSALLVGEALAACVVAVMYSGGTFLESFAEGRARRDMRDLLARVPRSATRHRAGALEDIPLDAITPGDRLLIRQGDVVPVDGTIASDTAFLDASALTGEALPVRLARDEAAMSGSNNAGEAFDLIATRPARDSTYAGIVRLVEEAQRSKAPMARLADQWSLGFLAVTVALAVAAWWFTGDPVRAVAVLVVATPCPLILAVPVALVAGLSRAAHFGVLIKGAGPLEAMARTRTLILDKTGTLTEGRPRIVSVLSHDGTAADDILRLAAALDQATKHPVAQAIVAAARERGLTLSVPSCVVETPGEGLSGQVEGRTVLVGGDGFVTARVGQGAARIELPAGSVLVAVGLDGRLAGHLVMADPLRAGTRDMLDGLRREGVERILLATGDRREVAESVTQGLGLDGIRAGLTPDQKVLLVLSERKRGPVMMVGDGVNDAPALAAADVGVAMGARGAAASAEAADVVLLVDRVDRLVPGIGIARGARRIAMESVVAGIGLSVIGMVAAALGHLSPVQGALIQEVIDVAVILNALRALRLSPKGKGAQA, from the coding sequence ATGGATCACGCGCAGGAAAGCCGGCTGAAGACCCTGCTGCTGCTCCTCGCGCTTGGGGCGCTCGCGTGTGGGCTCGCCGTGCGCCTCGGCGGATGGGAGCGGGCCGCCGCCGTCGTGTGGAGCGTGGGGACGATCCCGGTGCTGCTGGCGCTGCTCCTGGAGATCCTGCGCAGCCTGCGGCGGGGGGAAATCGGGCTCGATATCGTCGCGGCGCTCTCCATGTCCTCCGCGCTTCTGGTCGGCGAGGCTCTCGCCGCCTGTGTGGTCGCGGTGATGTATTCCGGCGGCACCTTCCTGGAGAGTTTCGCGGAAGGCCGCGCGCGTCGGGACATGCGTGACCTCCTCGCCCGCGTGCCCCGCAGCGCCACCCGTCACCGTGCGGGCGCGCTGGAGGACATTCCGCTCGATGCCATCACGCCGGGGGACCGCCTGCTGATCCGGCAGGGGGACGTGGTGCCGGTGGACGGCACCATCGCCTCCGACACCGCCTTTCTCGATGCCTCCGCCTTGACCGGCGAGGCCCTGCCGGTCCGCCTCGCGCGCGATGAAGCCGCCATGAGCGGTTCCAACAATGCGGGCGAAGCGTTCGACCTCATCGCCACCCGGCCGGCACGCGACAGCACATACGCGGGCATCGTGCGGCTGGTGGAGGAGGCGCAGCGCTCCAAGGCACCCATGGCGCGGCTCGCGGACCAGTGGTCGCTGGGCTTCCTCGCCGTGACGGTGGCTCTGGCGGTGGCGGCATGGTGGTTCACCGGCGATCCGGTCCGGGCCGTGGCCGTGCTGGTCGTGGCGACGCCGTGTCCGCTGATCCTCGCCGTGCCGGTTGCCCTTGTGGCAGGCCTGTCCCGCGCTGCCCATTTCGGCGTTCTCATCAAGGGCGCGGGGCCACTGGAGGCCATGGCCCGGACGCGGACGCTGATCCTCGACAAGACCGGCACGCTCACCGAGGGACGGCCGCGGATCGTCTCCGTCCTCAGTCATGACGGCACCGCGGCGGACGACATTCTGCGTCTTGCGGCCGCGCTCGATCAGGCGACCAAGCACCCCGTGGCGCAGGCCATCGTGGCGGCGGCGCGCGAGCGCGGGCTCACGCTCAGCGTGCCATCCTGCGTCGTGGAGACGCCGGGTGAGGGGCTGTCGGGGCAGGTGGAGGGGCGAACCGTGCTCGTCGGCGGGGATGGCTTCGTCACCGCGCGCGTGGGCCAGGGGGCGGCCCGGATCGAACTCCCTGCCGGTTCTGTTCTGGTGGCGGTGGGGCTCGATGGGCGGCTGGCCGGACATCTCGTCATGGCCGATCCGCTACGGGCTGGTACGCGCGACATGCTGGACGGGCTGCGCCGGGAAGGAGTGGAGCGCATCCTGCTTGCCACCGGCGATCGTCGGGAGGTGGCGGAGAGCGTGACGCAGGGGCTTGGCCTCGACGGCATCCGCGCGGGGCTGACGCCGGACCAGAAGGTGCTGCTGGTGCTCTCCGAGCGCAAGCGCGGTCCGGTGATGATGGTCGGCGACGGGGTGAACGACGCGCCCGCGCTTGCCGCGGCCGACGTGGGCGTCGCGATGGGCGCACGGGGCGCCGCGGCGTCCGCCGAGGCGGCCGATGTGGTGCTGTTGGTGGACCGGGTGGATCGTCTGGTGCCCGGCATCGGAATTGCCCGTGGCGCGCGGCGGATCGCGATGGAAAGCGTCGTTGCGGGTATCGGCCTGTCGGTCATCGGCATGGTGGCGGCGGCGCTCGGTCATCTCTCACCGGTGCAGGGGGCACTGATCCAGGAGGTCATCGATGTCGCCGTAATCCTGAACGCACTGCGGGCCCTTCGCCTCTCCCCGAAGGGAAAGGGGGCGCAGGCCTGA
- a CDS encoding HlyD family secretion protein, which produces MTRETPPTTEPELPAPSSSSGARAAAVVVALSICLVVGLSLWFLVQPDPLLVQGEADARRLDIAARVDGRISTRPADRGADMAQGAALVTIDNPQLLARLAEARAAKVVAEADLERIRVGTRAEVIAARKAAVAAADASAKLAQQTYDRTRQLTERDFASVQKLDEATASLDVARRALDQARLAQDEAIAGYTAEERGVAEAAVAKADAAIRTLQAQVDELVVKAPAATQVYQVNAEPGEYVSPGVPLLSLVDLSDVWVRFDLREDLIGGLKPGDRFTVRIPALGDRPVTVEVRTIATRGEYAGWRATRATGDFDLRTFEVRAYPVAPLAGLRPGMSAYAEWKRPAQ; this is translated from the coding sequence ATGACACGCGAAACTCCACCCACAACGGAGCCCGAACTCCCGGCGCCGTCTTCCTCTTCCGGCGCCCGCGCCGCAGCCGTTGTTGTCGCTCTCAGCATCTGCCTCGTCGTGGGCCTGTCGCTATGGTTCCTGGTGCAGCCGGACCCCCTGCTGGTGCAGGGGGAGGCGGATGCCCGGCGCCTCGACATCGCGGCCCGCGTGGACGGCCGGATCTCGACCCGTCCTGCCGACCGGGGCGCCGACATGGCGCAGGGCGCCGCCCTCGTCACCATCGACAATCCGCAACTGCTCGCACGTCTCGCGGAGGCGCGGGCCGCCAAGGTGGTGGCGGAGGCCGATCTCGAGCGCATCCGCGTCGGCACCCGCGCCGAAGTCATCGCCGCCCGCAAGGCGGCGGTGGCCGCGGCCGATGCCTCGGCGAAGCTCGCCCAGCAGACCTACGACCGCACCCGGCAGCTCACCGAGCGCGATTTCGCCTCGGTGCAGAAGCTCGACGAGGCGACCGCCTCCCTTGATGTGGCCAGGCGCGCCCTCGATCAGGCGCGCCTCGCGCAGGATGAGGCCATCGCCGGCTACACCGCCGAGGAGCGCGGCGTCGCGGAGGCCGCGGTCGCCAAGGCCGACGCCGCCATCCGGACCCTGCAGGCGCAGGTCGACGAGCTTGTGGTGAAGGCGCCCGCCGCCACGCAGGTCTATCAGGTCAACGCCGAGCCCGGCGAATATGTCTCGCCCGGCGTGCCGCTGCTCTCGCTGGTGGACCTCTCGGACGTCTGGGTGCGGTTCGACCTGCGGGAGGACCTGATCGGCGGCCTCAAGCCGGGCGACCGTTTCACCGTGCGCATCCCGGCCCTCGGCGACAGGCCGGTGACGGTGGAGGTGCGCACCATCGCGACGCGCGGCGAATATGCCGGCTGGCGGGCGACCCGCGCCACCGGCGATTTCGATCTGAGGACCTTCGAGGTCCGCGCCTATCCGGTCGCGCCGCTGGCCGGACTGCGTCCCGGCATGAGCGCCTATGCCGAATGGAAGAGGCCGGCGCAATGA